The Lewinellaceae bacterium genome has a segment encoding these proteins:
- a CDS encoding FAD-dependent oxidoreductase, with translation MAEYTQPVTLEDVDRNFEQIKPLMNQTEAFYESGRCLFCYDAPCVKACPTGIDIPLFIKQINTHNLNGSAKTIYSANYFGNTCGKVCPTEVLCEGACVFNEQNVKPIEIGRLQSYATTQAIKKAMPLHKKNSPNHKKIAIIGAGPAGISCACELRSLGYAVDIFEAQNLPSGLIVHGVAPYKINNNDALEEVDYLQKQFGFKIKFNAPVTTKEQLLVLETEYDAIFLGIGLGKTASLLIDGEELEHCIGATEFIQQVKLSPLKTHVGKKVVVIGGGNTAMDAASECARLGAEEVTLAYRRSREEKGAYDFEYDLAKGVGVKGLFNVSPVAILGEGKVEKVRFVRTKVENGRVITLPDSEFEIECDMTIRATGQSKMIELLERIEGLELDRKGNIITHPETFQTGHPKYFAAGDAVNGGAEVVNAAAEGKKAAQGIHKLLS, from the coding sequence ATGGCTGAATACACTCAACCTGTCACGCTCGAAGACGTTGACCGTAATTTTGAACAGATCAAACCCTTAATGAACCAGACAGAAGCCTTTTACGAAAGCGGGCGCTGCCTGTTTTGTTATGATGCTCCCTGCGTTAAAGCGTGCCCCACGGGCATCGATATTCCTCTTTTCATCAAACAGATTAACACCCACAATCTCAATGGATCTGCCAAAACTATTTACAGCGCTAATTACTTTGGAAATACATGTGGAAAAGTTTGCCCCACAGAAGTGTTATGCGAAGGGGCTTGTGTATTCAACGAGCAAAATGTAAAACCCATTGAGATCGGGCGTTTGCAGTCCTACGCTACCACACAGGCTATAAAAAAGGCCATGCCGCTCCATAAAAAGAACAGCCCTAATCATAAAAAGATAGCCATCATCGGTGCCGGGCCGGCAGGCATTTCCTGTGCTTGTGAATTGAGGTCACTGGGTTATGCTGTAGATATCTTTGAAGCACAAAACCTTCCATCAGGTCTTATCGTCCATGGAGTGGCCCCCTACAAAATCAACAATAACGATGCACTGGAAGAGGTAGATTACCTGCAAAAACAATTTGGGTTTAAGATCAAATTTAATGCCCCAGTCACCACCAAAGAACAACTTTTAGTCCTGGAAACGGAATACGATGCCATTTTCCTGGGCATTGGCCTGGGGAAAACAGCCTCTCTCCTGATCGACGGAGAGGAACTCGAACATTGTATCGGGGCAACGGAATTCATACAACAGGTAAAATTATCCCCGCTAAAAACCCATGTTGGCAAAAAGGTGGTGGTCATCGGTGGCGGAAATACGGCCATGGATGCAGCCTCCGAATGTGCCCGCCTTGGCGCAGAAGAAGTTACCCTGGCCTACCGGCGCTCCAGGGAAGAAAAAGGAGCCTATGATTTTGAATACGACCTCGCCAAAGGTGTGGGGGTGAAGGGCCTTTTTAACGTTTCTCCGGTGGCCATACTGGGAGAGGGCAAAGTGGAGAAGGTACGCTTTGTGAGAACCAAAGTTGAGAATGGAAGGGTAATCACGCTTCCTGACAGTGAATTTGAAATCGAATGCGATATGACCATTCGTGCCACAGGGCAATCCAAAATGATTGAATTACTGGAACGGATCGAAGGCCTGGAACTCGATCGAAAAGGCAATATCATTACCCACCCGGAAACATTTCAAACAGGTCACCCAAAATACTTTGCGGCAGGGGACGCCGTCAACGGTGGCGCGGAGGTCGTGAATGCAGCAGCGGAAGGGAAAAAAGCCGCACAAGGCATCCACAAACTACTTTCCTGA
- a CDS encoding OmpA family protein — MKKLYFLAIFLLAINISSQAQDKWEAGIFLGGSSYFGDLVHSDFFPYLDQTRFAYGANVRYSFLPVFSAQLNFLHSGLKGDDAIRADKGYEVPNRNISFTSGVNQIGLLFRYEPLANKRYADGAFKRLISPYITAGVAYDFMKVEADYSKAAGGYVALGQQDQTALNDKNSHLNLPIGGGIRFDLNEKVGLDLGFTVNRASSDLLDGVSLSGNPDNNDWYLAGGLTLAMKLSGKKDTDKDGIADKDDACPDMAGTAGTKGCPDTDGDGVADKDDNCPLEKGILFGCPDSDNDGISDKDEGLMGTDPKNPDTDSDGIMDGKENLNGNATVDAGESNPLDACDPDKNNANCDLDGDGLINAIDQCPTVFGEKLLEGCPDADGDGIPDKDDKCPNEVGPKSNNGCSELQDNEKEVLTVAIKNIQFETAQAVLKQVSIPVLKQIADIMKKYPYYSLKISGHTDNVGDPNKNQNLSELRAEACMIWLNANGIAKSRMESKGYGESKPIATNNTEEGRAQNRRVEFDLIIK, encoded by the coding sequence ATGAAAAAATTATACTTTTTAGCGATTTTCCTGCTGGCCATTAACATTTCTTCCCAGGCACAGGATAAATGGGAAGCTGGCATTTTCCTGGGAGGGTCTTCTTATTTCGGTGACCTGGTCCATTCCGATTTTTTCCCGTATCTTGATCAAACCCGTTTCGCCTACGGGGCCAATGTACGTTATTCCTTCCTGCCTGTTTTTTCGGCTCAATTGAATTTTCTGCATTCAGGACTCAAGGGAGATGATGCCATCCGTGCCGACAAAGGATATGAGGTGCCCAACAGAAATATAAGTTTCACTTCCGGGGTCAACCAGATTGGATTATTATTTAGATATGAACCCCTCGCCAACAAGCGTTACGCCGACGGGGCATTTAAGCGATTGATCTCACCTTATATTACCGCTGGAGTAGCCTACGACTTCATGAAAGTGGAGGCCGATTATTCAAAAGCGGCAGGGGGTTATGTCGCGTTGGGCCAGCAGGATCAGACGGCTCTTAATGATAAAAATTCCCATTTAAATTTACCCATTGGCGGCGGTATTCGCTTTGATCTGAATGAAAAAGTGGGCCTTGATCTTGGATTTACCGTAAACAGGGCCTCTTCGGATTTGCTGGACGGGGTCAGCCTCAGCGGCAACCCGGACAACAATGACTGGTACCTGGCAGGAGGTTTAACCCTTGCCATGAAACTGAGCGGCAAAAAAGATACGGATAAAGATGGGATTGCCGATAAAGATGATGCCTGTCCGGATATGGCTGGAACCGCTGGTACTAAAGGTTGTCCGGATACTGACGGAGACGGAGTCGCCGATAAAGACGACAACTGTCCATTGGAAAAAGGTATCCTATTTGGTTGCCCGGATTCCGATAATGACGGCATATCCGATAAAGATGAAGGATTGATGGGGACTGACCCTAAAAATCCGGATACGGATAGCGATGGGATCATGGACGGAAAGGAAAACCTCAACGGGAATGCAACGGTTGATGCAGGAGAAAGCAATCCCCTTGATGCCTGTGACCCCGATAAAAATAATGCAAACTGTGACTTAGATGGCGACGGTTTAATCAATGCTATCGATCAATGTCCTACGGTCTTTGGAGAAAAATTATTAGAAGGCTGTCCGGATGCGGATGGTGATGGCATTCCTGATAAAGATGATAAATGTCCTAACGAAGTAGGACCGAAAAGCAACAATGGCTGTTCGGAATTACAGGATAATGAAAAAGAAGTGTTGACGGTTGCCATAAAAAATATCCAGTTTGAAACGGCTCAGGCAGTGCTGAAACAGGTTTCTATTCCTGTCCTCAAACAAATTGCGGATATCATGAAAAAATATCCTTATTACTCTCTTAAGATCAGCGGCCATACGGATAACGTGGGAGATCCCAACAAAAACCAAAATCTTTCTGAACTCCGGGCCGAGGCCTGCATGATCTGGTTAAATGCCAATGGAATTGCAAAGTCAAGGATGGAAAGCAAAGGGTACGGGGAAAGCAAACCCATCGCGACCAATAACACGGAAGAAGGCAGAGCTCAAAACAGAAGAGTTGAATTTGATTTGATTATAAAATGA
- the preA gene encoding NAD-dependent dihydropyrimidine dehydrogenase subunit PreA, with amino-acid sequence MPNLTANLAGIKSPNPFWLASAPPTNSGYQIMKAFEAGWGGAVWKTLGIPVINVSSRYGAVNYRDKRMMGFNNIELISDRPLSDNLREMEEVKKYFPNHAVIASLMVQSKAEWHQIVQDVQNAGADGIELNFGCPHGMCERGMGSAVGQEPEVIKTLVGWVMEVAKVPVIVKLTPNITDVTQPAMASQIGGADAISLINTIQSLVGVDLDHFAPYPIVDGKSTNGGYCGPAVKPIALNMVKNCAVHPEFKLPISGIGGIETWRDAVEHIMLGASNVQVCTAVMHYGFGIVREMISGLEEYMIEKGFETIDEMVGKALPNVMDWEHLNMKYEVKAKIDSTKCIGCDLCYIACEDGAHQAIRIPEHSTNRIPEIIDENCVGCNLCSLVCPVEQCITMVRTDDGTEHETWKDYTLNGKAPESFDDERAGGRGHHIPAPADALRKK; translated from the coding sequence ATGCCAAACCTAACCGCCAACCTCGCAGGAATAAAATCGCCCAATCCTTTTTGGCTGGCCTCGGCCCCACCCACCAATTCCGGTTACCAGATCATGAAAGCCTTTGAAGCCGGCTGGGGAGGAGCTGTCTGGAAAACGTTGGGGATTCCAGTGATCAATGTATCCAGCCGTTACGGAGCGGTCAATTATCGCGACAAACGAATGATGGGATTTAACAATATAGAACTCATCTCCGACAGACCGTTGAGTGATAACCTACGGGAGATGGAAGAAGTCAAAAAGTACTTTCCCAACCATGCAGTTATCGCTTCTTTGATGGTTCAATCGAAAGCGGAATGGCACCAGATCGTCCAGGATGTACAAAATGCGGGGGCGGATGGCATTGAACTCAACTTCGGCTGTCCGCATGGGATGTGTGAGCGGGGCATGGGCTCCGCCGTTGGCCAGGAACCGGAAGTCATCAAAACGCTGGTAGGCTGGGTGATGGAAGTAGCTAAAGTCCCTGTCATCGTAAAACTTACGCCCAATATTACGGATGTTACGCAACCAGCGATGGCTTCCCAGATCGGGGGCGCTGATGCTATCTCTCTTATCAATACCATCCAAAGCCTGGTAGGCGTGGATCTCGACCATTTTGCCCCCTACCCCATTGTGGACGGGAAAAGTACCAATGGCGGTTATTGTGGCCCGGCGGTAAAACCTATTGCCCTGAATATGGTCAAAAACTGCGCCGTCCACCCTGAATTCAAGCTCCCCATTTCCGGCATTGGCGGAATTGAAACCTGGCGTGACGCCGTAGAACACATCATGCTGGGAGCTTCCAATGTACAGGTCTGTACAGCGGTGATGCACTATGGTTTTGGCATCGTCCGCGAAATGATCAGCGGGCTGGAAGAATACATGATCGAAAAGGGATTTGAAACCATTGACGAAATGGTTGGAAAGGCCCTGCCCAACGTTATGGACTGGGAACACCTCAATATGAAATACGAAGTCAAAGCAAAAATTGACTCCACCAAATGCATCGGCTGCGACTTATGTTACATTGCCTGTGAAGACGGTGCCCACCAGGCCATCCGTATTCCGGAACATTCCACCAACCGCATCCCGGAGATCATCGATGAAAATTGCGTGGGATGTAATTTATGCTCACTGGTCTGCCCGGTGGAACAATGCATCACCATGGTCAGAACGGATGATGGCACCGAACATGAAACCTGGAAAGATTATACCTTGAATGGCAAAGCCCCGGAAAGTTTTGACGATGAACGGGCAGGTGGCCGGGGCCATCATATTCCGGCTCCTGCCGATGCGTTAAGGAAAAAGTGA